Within the Puniceicoccales bacterium genome, the region ATCCAACCAGGCCGGATTTAACCTTTGGCCATATGGTGGTTTTTAATAAATTACGTCAATTTCAAGAACTTGGGCATCAGGCAATTCTTTTGATTGGTGATCATACTGCTACGGTGGGTGATCCGTCTGGGCGATCGGCGGAGAGGCCTCAGTTAACCAAAGAAGAAGTCAATAGTAATGCACAAACCTATTTGGCTCAAGCATTTAAAGTTTTAGATAAGGACAAAACGATTGTGCGAAGAAATAGCGAATGGTTTGGTAAAATGACCTTCGATGACATGCTTTTGCTGGCAAGAAAAATGACCGTGGCGCGGATGCTCGAGCGCGATGATTTCGAAAAAAGATACAGATCCAATGTGCCCATTTCGATAGTTGAGTTTTTGTATCCGCTGATGCAAGGTTACGATTCCGTTATGCTGGAGGCTGATGTGGAACTTGGAGGCAGTGATCAACTATTTAATATGTTAGTTGGTCGGGCATTACAAAGAGATGCAGGTCAGGTTGAGCAATGTGTTTTGAGCATGCCGTTACTTGTCGGTTTGGATGGCACGAGAAAAATGTCTAAAAGTTATGATAACTACATATCATTCAACGAGTTACCCGGCGATATGTTTGGTAAGGTCATGTCCATTTCCGACGAGACGATGTGGATGTATTATGAACTATTGCTCGGTATGACGGCTGGTGAAGTTAATGAAAAAAAGGCTTTACATCCGATGGTTGCTAAAAAAACCCTTGCCCATCTACTGGTTGCAAAACTGTACACTAAAGAGGTGGCCGATGGGGAATTGGAAAATTTCGAAAGTGTGTTTTCCAGGGGCGAAATTCCAGCGGAAATGCCAACTTTTTCGCTAAAATCATTGGCCGCTTCTGCCGGCGATACAAATATCGTTAACTTGTTGACCAGCACAGGATTACTGTCTATTAGCAAGAATGAAATGCGTCGAATGATAGAGCAAAGGGCTGTGAGGGTCGATGGTAATGTGATTGACGATATAAATTATTTATTACCTCATGATGTGCGTGATCATGTTGTCATTCAATATGGTAAGAAAATGTTTATAAAATTAGTAATGTGATCTGAAAAAGTTATGATTGATTCTTTCAAAAAAATTTCCATAGTTCTCAGATAGATTTAAATATTTTTGTAAATTTATGAACTACGAACGTACATCCAATCCGGTTTTTAGGGATAAATACTTCGATGTGGCCGTTGAAGATGGTTGCCAAATGACAGTGGCCGGTACCGTAACAAAGACATCTTTGTTGTTGATGCTGACAGTGTTAGCGGCAGCTTTTGCCTGGACGAGGAAGTATGCATCCTTTGATGATGTGCTATCGAAGGCTGTGCTATTTTCAATGTTGGCTTTTGGTTGCAGTTTATTTACATGTTTTAAGCCTTTGTTAGCGAAATATTCAGCGCCGCTCTATGCAATTTTAGAAGGGCTTGTGCTTGGCAGTCTATCTCTTATATTTGAGATGAAATACCATGGTGTTGTCATCCAAGCAGTTGCACTAACATTCGGAGTTTTTAGCGCGATGCTGTTTATTTATAGAACAGGGCTTATTAAAGTTAATGAAAAGTTTGCCATTGGTCTGTTTGCTGCTACGGCAGGCATTGCCATTGTTTATATTATGAGCTGGTTGTTCAGCTTATTTGGTGGTTCTGGTTTCAAATTTCTTTACGGTTCTAGCAATTTTAGTATAGGATTTAGTGTATTTGTAGTGATCATCGCCGCTCTAAATCTGGTAATGGATTTTGACTACATCGTTAAGCAAAGCAAAGCTGGTGTCCATAAAGATATGGAATGGTTTGCATCCTTCGGACTGATGGTGACTTTGATTTGGCTCTATATGGAGATTCTGCGATTGTTGGTAAAGCTCAATGAGCGACGCCGTTGATGAAGTTGTTGGTTATCAAGCCATCATCTCTAGGTGATATAGTCCATGCATTGCTGATAATTTCTGAACTTAAGATTCGTCGGCCTGAAATTTCAATCGATTGGGTGGTGAAGTCAGAGTTTTTCGAGCTGATTGAAGCTTCGAAATTGGTAGATGATATCATTGTTTATAATAGAAAAGGTGGCATTAGGTCATTTCTGGAGACGTTGTTGCAAATCAGGCGCAGCTGCTATGACGCTGTGTGGGATATGCAAGGATTAGCCAGGAGTGCTCTAATGGCATTGGCAGCCAGGTCCAACTGTAGAATTGGCCGTAGAGACTCGCGAGAATTAGCCTGGCTTGCCTATGAGCAAAAGGTTAAATATTATCCAGATAAATTTGCCCATGCGGTGGATATATTGCGACCGTTTCTGCTGTCCATTTGCGATAGTGATGATATTTCCGGCCGGATAAATTTCCCCATCGACGAGTCAGAAAATTTTTTAAAATTAATAAAAACTTTGACGAACAACGAGTATTTATGCCTATTTCCTGGTAGCCGCAGGAAAGAAAAAGCATGGCCATATTTTGCTCAATTAACCAAACTTTTGCTTGATAAAACTCAGTTTAACGTCCTATGGCTTGGCGATGCAATTTGTCCAGATGGTGTTGATAGCGATAGGTTTATGAATTTTTGTGGCAGAACAAGCATTGGTGATGTAATAAATTTTATAAAAAAATCTAAACTTGTGATTGCCAATGACAGCGGTCCGATGCATTTGGCTGCAGCAATGAAAGTCCCTGTGCTAGGCCTATTTATCGCGACGGATCCAAAAAAATATGGTCCCTATCCATCCTGGTCCAAATCGAACTTCGTGCTTTCAAAAGAAAGTGATGAAAAAATATTCAATGAAAATGTTGTATTTGACAAAATTATTTCGATTGTAAATAATAGTTATGAATAGATTGATTTTAATCTGTACAGTGTTTTTGTGTTTATTGGGCTGCGCAACCTGCAAAACGGTTATGAATAGGAGCGATGCCGTAAATAAAAAGAATGGTTTGACGGCATTTAACCCCAAGCGTCGCAGTCAGTTACCAAAATATTCGCTGGCGATTATGGCCCGTGGCAAGGCCGATAAGGATCGGATGAGCAGGTATTTAAGGCATAATAATAGCAAAATTTCTAAGCAAAAAGCCGATTATTTTGCCAGTACGTACATTGCCGAATGTGCAATCGAAGGTGTGAATCATGATATTGCTTTTACCCAGATGTGTCACGAGACCAATTTCTTAAGGTTTGGAGGTCAAGTTAAGCCAAATCAAAATAATTTTGCTGGGCTCGGAGCCACCGATAATGGTGCAAACGGAGCTTCATTTCCAACCATTAAGATTGGTGTAAGAGCCCAGGTCCAACACCTTAAAGCCTATGCATCAACAGCTTCACTAAATAGAGATCGTGTTGATCCGCGATTTGAGAATGTTGTTAAAGCCGGCTATTGTGGATCAGTCAAGGTTTTAGATAATTTGACTGGCAAGTGGGCCACGGATCCGGCCTATGCTAATAGCATAAAAAAGAAACTTCGCGACATGTTTATGCTAAAATGACAAGCTTCTACTTCTTTTTGGTGAACAGCGAGTCCTTCCGTTTCTTGACATCGCCGGTGTAACGTTCTTCGGCGGAAAATTCGTGTACAGCTGCTACCAACGCAATGGTATTGAGTATGGTATTATCCGAAATATCGAGCAAGTCTAGTGTGCTACCCTCCAATGTTGATAAATCAGTTTTTACAATTTTACTTTTTTCTAAATTCAACTGATTTGGCGAATTATTTTGGTTGTTGTTGTTTTGTTTCACATTGGTATTGCTTGAAGTTGCTTTCGCATTTGCAGGATTTGCCTTGTTATTTTTACTGTTCTGTTTATAAGCACTTCGCATTTCCCTCACACTGTTTAACATGGATGAAATGCTACTTCTAAAATGTTGAGCTGAGATCTGAAATTCTTTAAATTCAATAAGGCAATTTATGAAAAATGACGATGATTTATCAAGTTTTGTATTTTTAAATCTAACGGAACCATCAGCATTTATGTCTATATTTGACTCAGCTTTGCATGATTCGTAGGTATTTTTCATGGTTGCCAAATCTTTTTTAAGTTCTTGTATATTTTTATTGTAATCGAAATCGATGGCCTGGAGATCTTTTTCGGTTTTATCGAGAGTATCATTTAACATATTTAGGCGTTCGCCCATGGTCGCTGCCTCTTCCTTTATATACTTGGTACAGATGCCATAGGCCTGGGCTTGGGGATAGGAGGATAGCAATTTTTTCCAATGTTCCGTGGTGTAACAATGAAGTTTCACTCCGGATGGTAGCTCTTTAATTTTGGCCGAAGGAAATATGGCTTTGATGGGTGTAATCTCCAAAGATTCAATGGGCGCGACTTCCGATACTCCAACCACATTAGATATGCACCATGTGCCAAAACATGAACTAATGATAAATATGTTGCGATTAAATTTCATAAGCAATCTAGGAACGTGTTTCCATTCTGTAGATTAGACGATTTATGTCAATGAAGTTAACTTAATCAATATTGATTTTTCAACCATAGGCCGCAGCTGACCATGGGGATGCTCAGTAAGTCGTTGTCAGATAAATGGAAAGCATCATGCAAGCCATTCATATTTACGCATTCTGTATCAGCAAGTTGTATAAAATTTTTGAAATTTATTTCGGCTAAATCGAAGGTGGCCGGTGAAAAATGTGGATTTATCGCGAATAGCAATTGCTCATTGCCGAGCTCATGGTTGGCGTTGAATAGTATGGCAATGGCTGAATTGTTTTCAATTGGGCCAAAGGCTCTTAGATAATTTTTTGATGGTCTTTTTTCCGGCCGTAAAAGTTTGCCGAGCTGGGATTTTCTGAGTTTTATATAGTCGCTCATATATTTATGAGTTGCGGAGTATTCAGCACCTCTTCCATAGCTTAGGGCATTTAAATCGCCCCTTTTGTAAGTATTTTGCACACCGGATTTGGAATGGAGGATATCGTGGCCGGCAGCAAACATGGGAATTCCGATGGAGCTGAGGA harbors:
- the tyrS gene encoding tyrosine--tRNA ligase, which encodes MNGTHIIFRGAHRVVSQDELIDKLNSGKRLNIKFGVDPTRPDLTFGHMVVFNKLRQFQELGHQAILLIGDHTATVGDPSGRSAERPQLTKEEVNSNAQTYLAQAFKVLDKDKTIVRRNSEWFGKMTFDDMLLLARKMTVARMLERDDFEKRYRSNVPISIVEFLYPLMQGYDSVMLEADVELGGSDQLFNMLVGRALQRDAGQVEQCVLSMPLLVGLDGTRKMSKSYDNYISFNELPGDMFGKVMSISDETMWMYYELLLGMTAGEVNEKKALHPMVAKKTLAHLLVAKLYTKEVADGELENFESVFSRGEIPAEMPTFSLKSLAASAGDTNIVNLLTSTGLLSISKNEMRRMIEQRAVRVDGNVIDDINYLLPHDVRDHVVIQYGKKMFIKLVM
- a CDS encoding Bax inhibitor-1/YccA family protein; protein product: MNYERTSNPVFRDKYFDVAVEDGCQMTVAGTVTKTSLLLMLTVLAAAFAWTRKYASFDDVLSKAVLFSMLAFGCSLFTCFKPLLAKYSAPLYAILEGLVLGSLSLIFEMKYHGVVIQAVALTFGVFSAMLFIYRTGLIKVNEKFAIGLFAATAGIAIVYIMSWLFSLFGGSGFKFLYGSSNFSIGFSVFVVIIAALNLVMDFDYIVKQSKAGVHKDMEWFASFGLMVTLIWLYMEILRLLVKLNERRR
- a CDS encoding glycosyltransferase family 9 protein; this encodes MKLLVIKPSSLGDIVHALLIISELKIRRPEISIDWVVKSEFFELIEASKLVDDIIVYNRKGGIRSFLETLLQIRRSCYDAVWDMQGLARSALMALAARSNCRIGRRDSRELAWLAYEQKVKYYPDKFAHAVDILRPFLLSICDSDDISGRINFPIDESENFLKLIKTLTNNEYLCLFPGSRRKEKAWPYFAQLTKLLLDKTQFNVLWLGDAICPDGVDSDRFMNFCGRTSIGDVINFIKKSKLVIANDSGPMHLAAAMKVPVLGLFIATDPKKYGPYPSWSKSNFVLSKESDEKIFNENVVFDKIISIVNNSYE
- a CDS encoding glucosaminidase domain-containing protein, with amino-acid sequence MNRLILICTVFLCLLGCATCKTVMNRSDAVNKKNGLTAFNPKRRSQLPKYSLAIMARGKADKDRMSRYLRHNNSKISKQKADYFASTYIAECAIEGVNHDIAFTQMCHETNFLRFGGQVKPNQNNFAGLGATDNGANGASFPTIKIGVRAQVQHLKAYASTASLNRDRVDPRFENVVKAGYCGSVKVLDNLTGKWATDPAYANSIKKKLRDMFMLK